A region of the Phyllopteryx taeniolatus isolate TA_2022b chromosome 9, UOR_Ptae_1.2, whole genome shotgun sequence genome:
AAAGTACCATTCTCTAGGCATGGGCCCTTAAAATCGTCATCAATTTCCTCCACCTCATGGCGCTCCTGGCCACAGATAACGGAAAGGGGAACTCAAATCTCGCTTTTAGAACTACCACCAGCTGTGATTGAGCTCAATAAACAGTCACAATTCACGATTTCCTTGTTTAGGAAACAAAGTCACCACTTTTATGTTGGAGTTGTCAAAGCAGACTTGGCGTATTCATTCTATTTGGTCCTCATTAGCCACGTGAAACTATGCATAAGGCAAGGGCTTTTACATTCTGTACATATTGTACAGTTATGTCACCCCAGCAACCAAAGAGATATGCTGTcattcattttcacaaaaaaaataaaaaaaactccgCTTGAAATGTTCTCATGACCTCTTAAATGTATTAACAGAAGATAAGCAAATGCCCTGGCAATATCCAGCCAtggattgagaaaaaaaatgaagtggatTTGGAGCAAAATCTGATAATggccaaataaaaatgtgcaagcTGTTTCAATAAAATCCACTTTGTTTTACCAACAGGAATTATGTCTTTCATCATGTACTATTTGAAATTGAACATGGATCAGTTTTGGGAGATTGTGAATAAACTGCTTAGTGtctttattattgtgttatATATAATCAAATATTGGTCACCATTCTCATTAAAAGCGCTCAACACTGACAATTGTAATtcctgtttataaaaaaaaaaaagacttatttGTCTGCTTCCTCTAGTGTTGATCAAGGACAGAAAAGCAATGTGATAATGATGCTCCAGCATTGTCAGAAATATGCTAAGCCCCTTACAGACTGCAGGTGGTTCTTGGCACATCCGTCATACATTTTGACGTTAGAAACAGCACAGTATGAAGTACTTTGCACAGTGGCGTATCATGTCACCACACGGGACAAAGAAGCACACGCAGTTACTACTGTACTTGGTATttctcatttgattattttacatttattcgaAGTGTTTTCCAAATAGCCACTGTAAATGTGATCGGACAAACTCTTGCGTCACCTCTATATTCCTGTATTAGAAattcccttgttttttttcctgcggaCCCATCTTCATATAGTCACTGTACTCAcctatttgcatgtttttctgcTATTTTTGCAATGTCCaaatatgccacaagatggtcccaaagccctggctaataggaatgTAGTAATTGGTATCAAGGAAGTACTATACCATGGTACCCCGACCTtactaatatatttttttccatgaccaAGTTTAGAACTCAATTTACTCGAATGGCAAATcagttttccccattgaaattaattgaaatgtcaatctgttccagccccccaaaacacaccaccatgttttatgtttttaattaagcGCTGtcctttaaaatataaatataataaaagagaatggaaAGAAACAAACTGGTTTTAATCATAAGCTGAAAGTCTCTTTCACAAACGCAcagtatatttgtgtttaaatggcACAGCCTAGTGAGTAACGTCAGCTAGCGTCGAGTCAGTTTGGTTGGCATGCTCCTTGCATgtgtattcattttgtatttgtgtgtcggACTCTGTgctgttcaataaacagctaaaGTTCATCAGCATCAGACTCGCGTGGTGGCTTATTGGCAGCTcacttttctttcaaattttggctcgcaccAAAGCTAAATGTCAAACTAGCATTCTTGGACCTGTACTTATAGATCATTTAGAATCCTGAGAGGGAAATTTTCAccttgttttttgaaatttacGGCCAAAAGGGTGACGACTGTGGTTGTGCCAGCCCACACTACCATTACCATTGAAGATGGTGAGCAAGATAGGGAGGGCACGGTATAAAACGCATAACAttaacgaaacaaaacaaaagctgaaTTTAATAGCTTAATTTCTAAAAACTGCAGTCAATCGTcgccaaaatgtatgtggacatctctacgcGTGTTCACTTAAACATCGGAAAATAACACGATGGCCACAATGTTATGGATTTTTCCTCAATGGTGCAGCCACTGGGGAGCGCCATTCAAGCTAGCACCAGCACTGTTGTTGCCCCCCTTAATATACGTTCTGACGTGGAAACAGTATCCCGCAGCACTTCCACCCATTTTTGGATGACAATGTTGTGTCACGGAGGCAACGCAGTGGCTGAGCCAACGGAACCAGAAGACGCCGAGCCACAGTCGCTCcgcctctccctccctctcaccCATTTGTCTTCTTCCCCCTTAAACGCAAGATGGCGCAGCAATTCGTCCAGGCTAAAATCAAAGGAGACAAAGTGGTCTTGTTCATTAAGCCCACATGCTCGTACTGTGTCACGGCCAAGGACGTGTTGTCTACGTACAAGTTCAAGCCGGGCCATCTGGAGTGTGTCGACATCAGCGCTCGGCCAGACATGGGCAGCATGCAGGACTACTTCATGGAGCTCACCGGCGCCCGCACCGTGAGTACGACCTCATACTTGCTCAGTGGGTGCCACAAACAACACGATGACAAAGTTCTAGGAAGTGTTACGTCCACATATTATTAACATAAGCTATTGCGCTCGCACGCACGACGTCAGCCAGCATTTTCAAGTGGCTAGAAAGGCAACAATCGATATGTGAGTTACCAAACAGTAAAAGGGCAACTTACTGCAGTACAACACGAGTCACTGTTGCCCCGCTCACCTCCGAATGTGCGCTCTAGTCTGTTTTTGTggttatgcatttttttgtagtctCTGGCTTATAGCATTTAGCAATACCAAATTACAACGTTAAGATGATGTATAATACATGCCGTAAACGTAACGTCGTATTTGTTCTTTACTGTCGTAAAACGCTGCGAAAACTTGTAATGTTTTAAGGGCGATTCAAATTGGTATTGTGGTTATTGACCAGAAATCATATTTGCATATGGGTGTCTTGAGCAGTGACGTCTATGCAAAGGTCACAACACGCCCTTTAGTCCTTATCCACGGGTGGTTTACTAGCTCACTTtggctttgtttattttattctggTAAAGCAACATGAAAAATGTTTCCACTTTCCAGTCTCAATGGCCGTTTCAAAAGTTTGTCAGTGAAGCGATAAAGCACTTCCACTGGCTGTCTCAATGCCCATGGGAAACCATTAGCATTTATTCGAAATCCTTCATATCCACTTTAATCTCAATGTCCACTAGTGACTATGCACTTTTTCCTCACGAGTAGACAACTTCGGGATAGTGGGGCATCTACGTTACTAGGCAAAACGGTTGACAACTGAGTGCTACTGGTACTGCTAGTGACTAGTtttactagttaacatctagggcttcactagtagtactagtagcatgtAGATGCCAAATAGTGCACAGTTATGCCTGattagtaacatgtagttgtcctactagtatgccgaCTTTGTCCTATGAGTGAGGACAaaaagcatactagtacatggacatcACAGATTGTGAAATAAAGGAAAGCACAATAAAGAAAGCAATGTTAGTATGAGATTCAACAGGAAGGTACTTCATCCCCCGCATTGGTTTATGTTTTACCCAATGCTTATTTGGCCACTGTGGTTTATCGGCCAATATGATAGCCTTTCATTCTTAATAGCTTAGAAAAGTCGACTGcaggtgattattattttttttttaagtttacatACTGTCTCATTTGTGCTGTTCATTGGAATTTAGGTCCCACGGGTGTTCATTGGGGAGGAGTGTGTCGGCGGTGGCAGTGACGTGGCCGCGCTGCATAAAAGTGGCAAACTGGAGGGAATGCTGCAGTCCATTGGGGCTCTCCAGTGACCCATGCTAAACTATCAGGTAGACAAAAAGATGAATAGGATTTATGAGCCAGTGAAAGATACTCGACATGCATTGATGCCCGCATTACACAGcctctgttctgttctgtcTTTACAGATTATCATTCACATACATATTGAAAGAATCAGTCAAATGTACAGTACGTGCTTGATGTGAATcagctttttgttgttggtgtaGTCACATGGTATCCGGGGAGATGTTGCTTTGTCAAATATGCATGACAAGAGACACGCTGAAAACAAATGGCAACTTCTGTCGTTTTTCTCTTGACCACACGGCAAAGACTGCAGCCAGTGGTCAAGCATGACCATTCACTAGCCACTAAATGAGGTACACAGTCGAAGAGCCAACACGGGAGCTGGGTCAAAAATTATGTGTAATAAATGATATTTAgtttactatactgtatatctattgTTGTGATGTGTAGTTTTCCGTGGTGATCAAGTACATTGCATCGTAACTGTTTTATACAGTGTGATTTGATGACTCCCCAGGGCCAAAGGCTCCACTCTCTGGATTCAGTATTAAAATGCAGTTTGTGTCACAGTCCAGTGTTGAGCTGTTGTTGCCCCAACAAACTTAATTGGCGTTGATATTTCTTCTTCCTGGAGATACAACTGATCAATTAAGTGTTGATTTAGTCATGTGTTTTCACCTGGGTTAAAGGTGCTAACACATTGGCCAAAAAGTTGTACTCTATGTCAAGAGTCGGAAGTCTATCACCAAAGAGGTCCTCTTTTAAAAGATGAGTAAACGTGTTGACATGATTTTCAATGAATGTGATGCAATTtgtcccatccattttctatagtgctttgCTTCTTAAGgcttgcgggtgagctggagcctttcccagctgaccctGCGTAAGAGGCGAGGTCCCCCCCTtggactggtctccagccaatcacagggcacatatagacaaccagtcacactcacgttcacacctgttgacaatttagtgtcttcaggtaacttgtatgtttttggaatgtgggcggaaaccggagtaccttgagaaaacccacgcaagcacggggaaaacGGGGCTttctgagctgagattcaaacccatcACCTTTGACTGGGTTgaaccccaacctcagaactgtgatgcaggtgtgctaaccactaagTCACCATGCTGTCCTGTAGCTAATATAATCAGAAAAGAGATTTTACATTCTTCCTTCCAGTTGCCTctattcaacctttgcggacaAGTAGCATAACGTTTGCAACAATGTTTACAAGGCTTGCAGTAGTTGTCTGTTTTCACCAACATGGCTCTTTAAATGCACAGCAAACATTTATGTTTCATCAACAATGTTAATTAAAGCTTTTATGAAAATCATCAGTGACACAGtagttaaatgaataaaacaaaataattactgtTGGACtataaaaactatatatatgtgtgttatAAAACTAATTACAGCACCAATTCAtcataatttaaaatgaaacccACTCAAAATAGAAACTAGAAACAGAGGCATTGTGGTTTTTAATATATCAacatatgaatgaatgtgggtggcacagtgaatgactggttagagcgtctgcctcacagttctgaggaccggggttcaatccccggccccgcctgtgtggagtttgcatgctctccccgtgcctgcgtgggttttctccgggcactccggtttcctcccacatcccaaaaacatgcatgaattggagactctaaattgcccgtaggtgtgaatgtgattgcgaatggttgtttgtttatatgtgccctgcgattggctggcaaccagttcagggtgtaccccgtctcctgcccgaagatggctgggataggctccagcactcccgcgacccttgtgaggagaagcggctaagaaaatggatggatggatggatggatgaatgaatgtggaCACTTCCCCTAAATTTTAATATTCCTGATTATGCAAGTGTGACAAAAGTTATTGCCTATTACTgtcttgaatttggtgtatgCAGCACTCAAGTGTTTAGTACATccatctagccatccattttccataccacgagggtcgcgggcgtgctggagcctatcccagctgactctgggtgagtggtggggtacactctgaactggccaccagcc
Encoded here:
- the glrx gene encoding glutaredoxin-1, with translation MAQQFVQAKIKGDKVVLFIKPTCSYCVTAKDVLSTYKFKPGHLECVDISARPDMGSMQDYFMELTGARTVPRVFIGEECVGGGSDVAALHKSGKLEGMLQSIGALQ